The following coding sequences lie in one Chelonoidis abingdonii isolate Lonesome George chromosome 6, CheloAbing_2.0, whole genome shotgun sequence genomic window:
- the DNAJC21 gene encoding dnaJ homolog subfamily C member 21 isoform X2 — translation MKCHYEVLGLARDASDEELKRAYRRLALRWHPDKNLENADEAAEQFKLIQAAYDVLSDPQERAWYDNHREALLKGGLDGEYQDDSLDLLRYFTVNCYSGYDDDEEGFFAVYRQVFENIAKEEMEYISQEDIEEFPTFGYSQSDYDKVVHPFYAYWQSFCTQKNFAWKEEYDTRQASNRWEKRAMEKENKKTRDKARKERNELVRQLVAFIRKRDKRVQAHRKLIEEQNAEKARKAEELRRQQKLKQAKLGEQYKEQSWIAMSDLERELQQMEAQYEKEFGDGSDEEEEREEEPREGIDDKLSDEAEGVEFYDDLYCPACDKSLKTEKAMKNHEKSKKHREMVALLRRQLEEEEEEFSVSTDDKNEVNTREDEEMEETPKQKLSKKKKKKHKTMTTYEDSFNNKSTDDATVEQKEADSADQEDSITEELENVSQRNTASEKTSAAETVDEVNEPKSEAKRSFINMLNSTGQYRALEICCLPPSTVKSDTLFKILHTSLSLKEREPRIQKNLLR, via the exons ATGAAGTGTCACTACGAGGTGCTGGGGCTGGCGCGCGACGCCTCGGACGAGGAGCTGAAGCGGGCGTACCGGAGACTGGCGCTGCGCTGGCACCCAG ACAAAAATCTAGAAAATGCTGATGAAGCAGCGGAACAGTTTAAATTAATCCAAGCGGCATATGATGTATTGAGTGATCCTCAAGAAAGAGCATG GTATGATAACCACAGGGAAGCTCTGCTGAAGGGAGGGCTTGATGGAGAGTATCAAGATGATAGTTTGGATCTGCTGCGCTACTTCACTGTTAACTGTTACTCTggatatgatgatgatgaagag GGGTTCTTTGCAGTCTATCGTCAAGTATTTGAAAATATTGCAAAGGAAGAGATGGAATATATATCTCAGGAAGATATTGAAGAATTCCCTACTTTTGGATACTCTCAGAGTGATTATGATAAG GTAGTCCATCCTTTTTATGCTTACTGGCAGAGTTTCTGTACTCAGAAGAACTTTGCTTGGAAAGAGGAATATGACACACGGCAGGCATCAAACCGTTGGGAGAAACGAGCTATGgagaaagagaacaagaaaacTAGAGACAAAGCAAGAAAGGAGAGGAATGAACTGGTTCGTCAGCTAGTGGCTTTTATTCGTAAAAGAGATAAGAGAGTACAGGCACACAGAAAACTCATAGAAGAACAGAATGCAGAAAAAGCTAGGAAAGCAGAGGAGCTCCGGAGACAGCAAAAACTCAAACAAGCTAA GCTTGGTGAGCAATATAAAGAGCAGAGCTGGATAGCTATGTCTGATCTAGAGAGAGAATTGCAGCAGATGGAAGCACAGTATGAAAAGGAATTTGGAGATGGATCTGAcgaggaagaggaaagagaggaggagcCAAGAGAAGGAATAGATG ATAAACTGAGTGATGAAGCTGAAGGTGTTGAATTTTATGATGACTTGTACTGCCCTGCTTGTGACAAATCCTTAAAGACCGAGAAAGC AATGAAGAACCATGAAAAGTCAAAGAAGCATCGAGAGATGGTAGCGCTGTTACGGcgacagctggaggaggaggaggaggaattttCTGTATCTACAGATGACAAAAATGAAGTGAATACCAGAGAAGATGAAGAAATGGAAGAAACACCCAAACAGAA ACTctccaagaagaagaaaaagaaacataaaacaaTGACG ACGTATGAAGACTCTTTCAACAACAAAAGTACAGATGATGCTACAGTTGAACAAAAAGAAGCTGACAGTGCAGACCAGGAGGATAGCATAACAGAAGAATTGGAAAATGTTAGCCAAAGAAATACTGCTTCTGAAAAAACAAGTGCTGCAGAAACTGTAGATGAAGTTAATGAACCAAAAAGTGAAGCAAAAAG atcatttattaatatgttgaacagcactggtcagTACCGAGCTTTGGAGATCTGCTGTTTACCTCCTTCCACTGTGAAAAGTGACACTTTATTCAAGATACTGCACA